CCTGATGAGGACGGCATACTGGAAAACATCTATAAACGATCTTACACTAAGACAGAAAAAATCAAACTGCTGGAACACGAATTTGCGGTCGGGAATATTGAAAGTAAAGATTACTTAAACGAATTAAAAGCAATCAGTCAGGAGTAAAAGAGCGCTTTATAATCAGCCATAAAAAATCCAACATCTTCGATATTGGATTTTTTTATTCAATCAATTGATTTTACTCAAAATATAATCTAACAAATCAACAGTAATCTGTATGCTCCATCATTTTCAACAGGTGCTCTGTGAACACAAGGTAATGCTTCCTGGTCAGGATGATCTACAGCAATCCGCCAAAGATGGCCAACGCCCAAATTGACAGGCTTTGCATCAGGCTTAGGCTGATAATGAAGATCAAAGAAATACTCTTTCAGGAAGTCTTCAAATTCTTCTTCCAGACCGTCGTGTAATGTTTTGAGCTGTTCCCGGATTTCAGGAATTAAAATTTTCTGTTCAACCTCATCATTGGCTATGATATCGCTTGCTGCCCCGTGATAAGTGCATAAAAAAGTATCTGTTCCTACAGGAGAACGGTCTACATGATATGAGTATACATCTGTTGAAATGAAACCAAGTTCTTCGTCACGTTCATAGCATTTCAGTAAATTAAGAACCGGAGATGCTCCAAAATCTGTCAGTAACTGCAAATCATTTAAAATAATTTCTCTCGCGATACTGCCTTCTTCTGATAGTTGGAGTGCTAAAAGATCTTCACTGGTGACTTCGGTGATATTATCTTTTAATTGAAGCTTTGCCACAATTTCTTTAAAATCACCCGCCATATTTCGATGCCAGCAAATGGCATTCATCACTCCCTGAAAATGGGT
This region of Chryseobacterium culicis genomic DNA includes:
- a CDS encoding DUF1826 domain-containing protein, encoding MNNMFSDNRQIGVVSSFSELVNTHFQGVMNAICWHRNMAGDFKEIVAKLQLKDNITEVTSEDLLALQLSEEGSIAREIILNDLQLLTDFGASPVLNLLKCYERDEELGFISTDVYSYHVDRSPVGTDTFLCTYHGAASDIIANDEVEQKILIPEIREQLKTLHDGLEEEFEDFLKEYFFDLHYQPKPDAKPVNLGVGHLWRIAVDHPDQEALPCVHRAPVENDGAYRLLLIC